In the Polyangia bacterium genome, one interval contains:
- a CDS encoding ATP-binding cassette domain-containing protein — protein sequence MSTVADPSQRDQRWQIRVRGLNKTFGPQHVLRGIDLDIERGKTNIIIGGSGAGKSVLMKHLMGLLKPDSGHIWVDGVDMVPMNDVQIAAMRRKFGMVFQYAALFDSMNVVENIAFPLVERYHLANDEIMGRVRDLLERLDLAHVAGVEQKFPAELSGGQRKRVGLARALIDRPEILLYDEPTTGLDPIATKNVDEMIRRTADQFGVTSVVISHDMASTFRIGDRISMLYEGKILLTGTSAEVRGSHHPALREFIDTAGIGTPQEASP from the coding sequence ATGTCCACGGTGGCTGATCCCTCCCAGCGCGACCAGCGCTGGCAGATTCGCGTGCGCGGGCTGAACAAGACCTTCGGTCCACAGCACGTCTTGCGCGGCATCGACCTCGACATCGAACGCGGCAAGACCAACATCATCATCGGTGGCTCGGGCGCGGGAAAGTCAGTGTTGATGAAGCACCTGATGGGCTTGCTGAAACCGGACAGCGGCCACATCTGGGTGGACGGCGTCGACATGGTGCCGATGAACGACGTCCAGATCGCGGCCATGCGCCGCAAGTTTGGCATGGTGTTTCAGTACGCGGCGCTGTTCGATTCGATGAACGTGGTGGAGAACATCGCCTTCCCGCTGGTCGAGCGTTACCACCTGGCCAATGACGAGATCATGGGCCGGGTGCGTGATCTGCTGGAGCGCCTGGACCTGGCTCATGTGGCCGGTGTCGAGCAGAAGTTTCCCGCCGAACTGTCGGGTGGCCAGCGCAAAAGGGTGGGTCTGGCCCGGGCGCTGATCGACCGCCCGGAGATCTTGCTTTACGACGAACCCACCACCGGCCTTGATCCCATCGCCACCAAGAACGTCGACGAGATGATTCGCCGGACCGCCGACCAGTTCGGCGTGACCTCGGTGGTGATCTCGCACGATATGGCGTCGACGTTCCGCATCGGCGATCGCATCTCGATGCTGTACGAAGGAAAGATCTTGCTCACCGGGACGTCGGCCGAGGTTCGGGGATCGCACCACCCGGCGCTGCGCGAGTTCATCGATACTGCGGGCATCGGGACGCCACAGGAGGCGTCGCCGTGA
- a CDS encoding ABC transporter permease, whose product MAPLRLIFGYFGEHSMLLYDAVKWLFRPPFRLRLFLDQMEFVGVGSLPIILLVGFFSGAVASQQAIAALEIFRQERYVGATVGLSLAQELAPVFTALMITARAGSGMATELGSMRITEQIDALSTFAVNPVQYLVSPRLVATFLMMPVMTMVFNVVGLFGAYLYAIYLKQVDLGQFIEYYTYWTDPKDYIIGATKAAVFGIAVALTACYQGFNVRGGAKEVGLATTRAVVAGSVSVLVLDYFLIDIFHILWPYKS is encoded by the coding sequence ATGGCGCCGCTACGCCTGATCTTCGGTTACTTCGGCGAGCATTCGATGTTGCTTTACGACGCCGTCAAATGGCTGTTCCGGCCGCCGTTCCGCCTGCGACTTTTTCTCGACCAGATGGAGTTCGTCGGCGTCGGTTCGCTGCCCATCATTTTGTTGGTCGGGTTCTTTTCGGGCGCGGTCGCCTCGCAGCAGGCCATCGCCGCGCTGGAGATCTTCCGCCAGGAACGTTACGTCGGCGCCACCGTCGGCCTGTCGCTGGCCCAGGAACTGGCACCGGTCTTCACCGCACTGATGATCACCGCGCGCGCCGGCTCTGGCATGGCCACCGAGCTCGGGTCGATGCGCATCACCGAACAGATCGATGCGCTGAGCACGTTCGCGGTGAACCCGGTTCAGTACCTGGTCAGCCCGCGCCTGGTGGCGACGTTCTTGATGATGCCGGTCATGACCATGGTCTTCAACGTGGTCGGCTTGTTCGGCGCGTACCTGTACGCCATCTACCTCAAGCAAGTCGATTTGGGTCAGTTCATCGAGTACTACACGTACTGGACCGATCCGAAGGATTACATCATTGGAGCCACCAAAGCGGCGGTGTTCGGGATCGCCGTGGCGCTGACCGCCTGCTATCAAGGATTCAACGTCCGCGGCGGCGCCAAGGAGGTCGGGCTTGCCACCACCCGGGCGGTGGTTGCAGGCTCGGTCTCGGTTCTGGTCCTCGATTATTTCCTCATCGATATCTTTCACATCTTGTGGCCGTACAAATCGTGA